The following DNA comes from Fretibacterium sp. OH1220_COT-178.
CCTTGTCGGGCTTGGCGTAGAGCGTAACCGGGTCCTCCAGGGCAAACGCCCTCTGCTCCGCCGCCTCGGCCCCCGTTGCCAGCGCCGCCGCCAGCAGCAGGAGCGCTACTCCCATCCATCGTGTTCTCATCGCTTGGCCTCCTGTAATGATGTCGTTTCCCTGAAAAAGCGGTATTGGGATCGCAGGGTCATTTTATTCCAAAGGGACGAGGGGGGAAAGGATGGTTTTCCCAGTCCCGCTGGGGTGGGGCGTTTTTCGGACCTTAGATTTCCCCTTCGTGCAGATAGCGGAACAGATCCCCGTTCGAGAGTTTCTCGAGTCCGAGGCTGCGCAGGGTACGTCCTCTTCGGGCGAAATCGATGCCGGACAGGGAGGCGGCGAGGGAGGCCACCCCCTTGTTGACGGGGCAGGGAATCTCGTGGCGCTCCAGAATCTCGATAAGGGGCAGCAGACCGAAGGGAACGTCCTCCGTCAGGTAGCGGTGCTCGAAGGTTTTCGGCAGTTTGCCCAGGGAAAGGCCGGGGTGGCTGCTCACGATTTCGACCAGGGATTCTCCCCGGACCCCGTGGTAGGCGTACCAATCCTTGATTGTGAACTTCCAGTCCTTCAACGACCGAAATACGCCTTTTTCGAGCAGCTGCATGCGCTCGGCGTTCATATCCTCGTTGACGCGGGCTACCGCTTCGCTCATGGCGCTCAGGTGTTCTCCGTCGTGGTAGAGCAGCACCTCGGCCTTCCGGTCGACGTAACACGCGTTGAAGACGACCGTGGTCGCATGCAGGGAGGGGTTGGGGTTCGATACCCCGGTCTGGACGATGTTCTCGAACTCCACGATCTCGGGATAGAGGGCCTTGAGTTTTTCCACCAGAGCCGTCGCCGATTTGCCGGGAAAGGAGGCGACACCGAGCCCGTGCTTGTACCCGCCTGCCCAGATCGTCGAGGGATTGGTCTTGAATGTGGCGTAGATGGTGTTGTTCATCTCGGCGACCGCGATGGGCTCGTGGTTGCCGTTCTTTTTGAGCGTCCGGGAGAATTCCAGGCTGCCGTACATGTAGCCCGAGGAGAGGTAGACGTACTGTTCCTTCCTCAGGTACGGGGCACAGACCTCCGCGGCTCGGGCCTCTCCGTATGCGGGTACAGCGACGATGACGATCTCCGCATCCTTCAACGCGGCGGCTATGTCCGTCGTGATGGTGCCGATTTCAGCGAATCCCTGGGGAAGGCCGTTGCCCTCGCATATCTCCATGTGGATGCCGCCCAGTTTTTTTATCTCGGCGACGGACTCCGAGAACTCCGGAAACTCGTAGAGGGCGACCTCGTGCCCCTTCAGAGAACAATGTGCGGCGGTCGTGAAACCGCAAGCGCCCGCGCCGATGACTGCTATTTTCATTTAAAAAGGCTCCTTTCGAAGAAAGCGGATCTCCGGATGCCGGCGTCCATCGGCCTCAGACCGAGGAGGGCATGAAAAACCGCGGAATGAACAGGAAAAGCTCCGGGAACAGGATGCCGAGGACGATGACCCCGATCGTGAGGAAGATCATGGGCAGAATCGCCAGGAAGGCACGCGGGGTGCTTATCCCCCCCAGTTGGGACGCGATCAGAAGGCAGATCCCGTAGGGGGGTGTGATCAGCCCCAGGGAGAGGGTCAGGTTGACGATGATCCCCAGGTGCAGGGGGTGGATTCCCACGCTGTCCCCCATGCGCTGGAGGATGGGCAGAAAGATGATGACGGCCGTCAGGGGGCTCAGGAAGGTCCCGACGACGAGGAGGAACAGGACGATCATGGCGTAGACGCCGTAATAGCTGCTGGTCATGGACAAAATCCAGTTCGCCACCATCACGGGAGCGTTCAGATAGGCGATGAGCCAGCCGAAGATACTGGCGTTCGCGACCGCGAACATGGGGACGGCATACCCGACCATGGAGTCCGCGAAGACCGCGGGGAGGTCCCTGACGCCGATATGGCGGTAGACCAGAAGGATCAGGACCAGGCCGATGAGTACGGCGACGGCGGCCGCCTCGGTTGCCGTAAAGTACCCCAGGGTGACCCCTCCCAGGATGATGAAGGGCAGGGACAGGGGCGGAAGGGCCCGGGCGGTCACCCTGAGGCGTTCGAGGTAGCCCTTACGCGGCAGGGAGGGATAATCGCGCTTTCGGGCCAGGCAATAGGTATAGACCATCTGGGCGATGCCGATCAGGATTCCGGGGACGATCCCGGTCAGAAAGAGAGCTCCGATGGAAAGCTGCCCCATCGCGCCGTAGACGACCATCAGGATGCTGGGGGGGATGATCCCGCCGAGCGTCGAGGAGGCCGCCGTGATCGCGACGGAAAAATCCGTGTCGAAACCGGCCTTTTTCATCGCCGGGATCAACATGGCCCCGATGCCGGCCGTGTCCGCCGAGGAGGAGCCGGAAAGCCCTGCAAACAGCATGCTGACCATGACGTTGACGTGCCCCAGACCGCCCTTGATGTGGCCGACCCAGGCGTCCGAGACCTTCATCAGACGGTCGGTGATACCGCCGTCGTTCATCAGTCTGCCGAGCAGCAGGAAAAAGGGCACCGCAAGCAGCGGAAAGGAGCTGATTCCACTGAACATCTGATTGACCATCGACATGAACG
Coding sequences within:
- a CDS encoding NAD/NADP-dependent octopine/nopaline dehydrogenase family protein, producing the protein MKIAVIGAGACGFTTAAHCSLKGHEVALYEFPEFSESVAEIKKLGGIHMEICEGNGLPQGFAEIGTITTDIAAALKDAEIVIVAVPAYGEARAAEVCAPYLRKEQYVYLSSGYMYGSLEFSRTLKKNGNHEPIAVAEMNNTIYATFKTNPSTIWAGGYKHGLGVASFPGKSATALVEKLKALYPEIVEFENIVQTGVSNPNPSLHATTVVFNACYVDRKAEVLLYHDGEHLSAMSEAVARVNEDMNAERMQLLEKGVFRSLKDWKFTIKDWYAYHGVRGESLVEIVSSHPGLSLGKLPKTFEHRYLTEDVPFGLLPLIEILERHEIPCPVNKGVASLAASLSGIDFARRGRTLRSLGLEKLSNGDLFRYLHEGEI
- a CDS encoding TRAP transporter large permease, producing the protein MNAPLLFLLGTFFLFIAIRVPVAFALGLSSLLTIVQLGLPFMSMVNQMFSGISSFPLLAVPFFLLLGRLMNDGGITDRLMKVSDAWVGHIKGGLGHVNVMVSMLFAGLSGSSSADTAGIGAMLIPAMKKAGFDTDFSVAITAASSTLGGIIPPSILMVVYGAMGQLSIGALFLTGIVPGILIGIAQMVYTYCLARKRDYPSLPRKGYLERLRVTARALPPLSLPFIILGGVTLGYFTATEAAAVAVLIGLVLILLVYRHIGVRDLPAVFADSMVGYAVPMFAVANASIFGWLIAYLNAPVMVANWILSMTSSYYGVYAMIVLFLLVVGTFLSPLTAVIIFLPILQRMGDSVGIHPLHLGIIVNLTLSLGLITPPYGICLLIASQLGGISTPRAFLAILPMIFLTIGVIVLGILFPELFLFIPRFFMPSSV